From Diceros bicornis minor isolate mBicDic1 chromosome 16, mDicBic1.mat.cur, whole genome shotgun sequence, one genomic window encodes:
- the TPGS2 gene encoding tubulin polyglutamylase complex subunit 2 isoform X2, with the protein MIPVGMEWRKTLVLSHLKVKASEDSTLKQSPHEHVIPLGSMAINSISKLTQLNQSSMYSLPNAPTLADLEDDTQEDNENQPEKPHFDSRSVIFELDPCNGNGKVCLVYKTGKPALAQDTEIWFLDRALYWHFLTDTFTAYYRLLITHLGLPQWQYAFTSYGISPQAKQWFSMYKPITYNTDLLTEETDSFVNKLDPSKVFKSKNKTLIPKKKGSVQPAGGQKGPSGPLSASKSSPGSGNPVRK; encoded by the exons AGCCACCTCAAAGTCAAAGCCTCTGAGGACTCTACCTTGAAGCAGTCTCCTCACG AGCACGTCATTCCATTGGGCAGCATGGCAATTAACAGCATCTCAAAACTGACTCAGCTCAACCAGTCTTCCATGTACTCACTTCCTAATGCACCAACTCTGGCAGACCTGGAGGACGATACACAAGAAG ACAATGAGAACCAGCCAGAGAAGCCTCACTTTGATTCTCGCAGTGTGATATTTGAGCTGGATCCTTGCAATGGAAATGGGAAGGTTTGCCTTGTCTACAAAACAGGGAAACCAG CATTAGCACAGGACACTGAGATCTGGTTCCTGGACAGAGCGCTATACTGGCATTTTCTGACAGATACCTTTACTGCCTATTACCGTCTGCTCATCACCCACCTGGGCCTGCCCCAGTGGCAGTATGCCTTCACCAGCTATGGCATTAGCCCACAGGCCAAG CAATGGTTCAGCATGTATAAACCCATCACCTACAACACAGACCTGCTCACGGAAGAGACCGACTCCTTTGTGAACAAGCTGGATCCCAGCAAAGTGTTCAAGAGCAAGAACAAGACCTTAATCCCCAAAAAGAAAGGGTCTGTTCAGCCTGCAGGTGGCCAGAAAGGGCCCTCaggtcctctctctgcctctaaatcCTCCCCTGGCTCTGGAAACCCTGTCCGGAAATGA